The region ACGTGACCACCGGGATGGTCTCCGCCCTGGACCCGGAGAGCGGCACGGTGGCCCGGGGCATCCACCGGATGGAGCTGCGGGGCCCCCGGGACCTGGGCGTGGCCCTGGTCAACCCTCCCCTCTCCGACCTCTACGCCCGCGCCAAGGCCCGGGGCGAGCCCCTGCCCGCCGCCGTGGTCATCGGCGTCGACCCCCTGACCTTCGCCTCCTTTGCGCTGCGGGGGGCGGCAGGCGTGGACAAGCTCGCGGTGGCCGGGGGCCTGCGGGGCCGACCGGTGGACGTGGTGGCCGCCCCCTTCACGGGCATACCCGTGCCGGCTCGGGCCGAGTTTCTCCTGGAGGGCGAGGTGGATCCCTCGGAGGAACGCCCCGACGGACCCCTGGGAGAAGTGGGTGGATACTCCCTGGTCTTCCCCGGCACCCCGACCTTCCGGGTGCGCAGGATCACCCACCGGGCGGCGCCCCTCTACCACGCCCTCCACCCCACCGGGCCCGAGGGGGATCTGCTGCTGGCGGTCGTCTCCGAGGCCAACACCGCCCCCCGGGTGCGCAGCCTCTTCCCCTTCCTCCGGGAGCTCCACTTCGTGCCCGGCACCTGCGGGCTCTGCGTCGTCGCGCGGCTGGACCCGGCACCCCGGGAGCAGATCCGGGGCCTTCTCCTCCAGCTCCTCACCCTCGGGGTGGTCAAGAAGGCCGTGGCGGTGGCCGCCGACGTGGACCCCTCCGATCCGGGCCGGGTGGAGTGGTCGGTAGCCACCCGATGCCAGCCCGACCGGGACTGCCTCATCCTGAGCGATCTCAAGGCGCTGCCCATCGACCCTTCTTGCCCCGCGCCCTTCCGGACGTCCAAACTGGCGGTCGACGCCACCGGGTACGAGCGCGCCGGGGGTCGGCGCCCCGCCGAGATCGAGCCCCGGGCCCTGGAAAAGGCCCAAGACCTTTTCGCCGGGAGACACGCCCATGGCTAGAAAGCGCATCGTCGTCGGGATCTCGGGGGCAACCGGCCCCCAGTACGGCATCCGGCTCCTCCAGGTGCTCGCGGAACTCGGCGTGGAGACCCACCTCGTGCTCTCCCACGCCAGCCGCCGCAACATCGCCCTGGAGAGCGACTGGAAGGCCGAGGACGTGGAGCGCCTGGCCGCCCGCTCCTACGACGTGGACGACGTGGGGGCGGCCATCGCCAGCGGCTCGTTCCTCACCGACGGGATGGTGGTGGCCCCCTGCTCGGTGAAGACCGCGTCGGCCATCGCCAACTCCTACAACGAGAACCTCCTCATCCGCGCCGCCGACGTGACCATCAAGGAGCGCCGGGACCTCGTCCTGCTCTTCCGGGAGACGCCGCTGCACAAGGGGCACCTGGACCTGCTGCGGCGCTGCGCGGACCTGGGGGCGGTGATCCTTCCCCCCATGGTGGCCTTCTACCACCGCCCCCGCACCGTGGAGGAGATCGTGGACCAGACCGTGGGGAAGGTCCTCGACGCCCTGCGCATCGAGCACCAGCTCTTCCGCCGGTGGAAAGGCGCAGGCGAGCTGGCAGTGGTGGGGGGGTAAGGGAGGGTGCCAAGTGCCACGTTCCACGTGCCAGGTTCCAGGCGCCGAGTTCCGACTGCCGAGTTGACGGGTAACGCGCATCTCGACGCGGCACGTGGCACCCGGCACCCGGCAGCCGGATGATCTACCTGGGCCGGCGTGCCTCCCGGGAAGGCTGGGTGAGCTTCGAGAGCGATCCCGGGCTGCGTGAGACCAAGGCGCGGCTCCAGGGGGACTGCCTGCCCTGCCTCACGGCACTCTTGGAGCAGTTGCGCAGCGGCGCCGACCGGATCGCGCTGGGCCCCGCGTGGGAGTGCTGGAAGGTGGTCGCGCTCCTCCCGGGCGAGGACGAGGCGCTGGAGCTCCTGCACGGGTTCGGCGACGCCCACCCCCGGGAGCCGGTACGCGGCAAGCTCGGCCGGGGAGGGGCGGACCGCCCGGAGTGGGCCCTGATCTTCCACACCCGGACCCAGGAGAACCGGGACCGCCTCCTGGCCCTGCTCCGGGAGGTCGCGGCCCGCCGCACGCCCGTCCCCACCATTTTCTGCTCCCGGGCCTGCGGCCGCCCCTACCAGGACCTCCTGGGACCGTGGGAGGAGTGGGAGCCGGTCACCCCGGTGCGGCACCCCGAGCGGGTGGCACGCGTCACGGCGGCCCTGCGGGAGAGCCTCTACGGGTCCTCGCGATGAACGCCTCCCCCGTGCCACGACGCAGCAGCGGCATGCCCTCAGGGTTCCCCGCCGCCCCACCCGGGCAGGCGCACTGTGGCGCACACCCCACC is a window of Thermodesulfobacteriota bacterium DNA encoding:
- a CDS encoding UbiD family decarboxylase, yielding MAFGDLRETVDTLRERGRLLEISVPLSPVHEAAAVLAVAGQRGEGAVHLSRVGAHPVPVVGNLFYGRELLAWAMDVEEPDLPGELARRLARHVPPRVVKAGAGAPVLECAEPDDRPLEDIFPLLTHCREDSAPYVTTGMVSALDPESGTVARGIHRMELRGPRDLGVALVNPPLSDLYARAKARGEPLPAAVVIGVDPLTFASFALRGAAGVDKLAVAGGLRGRPVDVVAAPFTGIPVPARAEFLLEGEVDPSEERPDGPLGEVGGYSLVFPGTPTFRVRRITHRAAPLYHALHPTGPEGDLLLAVVSEANTAPRVRSLFPFLRELHFVPGTCGLCVVARLDPAPREQIRGLLLQLLTLGVVKKAVAVAADVDPSDPGRVEWSVATRCQPDRDCLILSDLKALPIDPSCPAPFRTSKLAVDATGYERAGGRRPAEIEPRALEKAQDLFAGRHAHG
- a CDS encoding UbiX family flavin prenyltransferase → MARKRIVVGISGATGPQYGIRLLQVLAELGVETHLVLSHASRRNIALESDWKAEDVERLAARSYDVDDVGAAIASGSFLTDGMVVAPCSVKTASAIANSYNENLLIRAADVTIKERRDLVLLFRETPLHKGHLDLLRRCADLGAVILPPMVAFYHRPRTVEEIVDQTVGKVLDALRIEHQLFRRWKGAGELAVVGG